A genomic segment from Micromonospora echinaurantiaca encodes:
- a CDS encoding FKBP-type peptidyl-prolyl cis-trans isomerase → MSERTQNRSKSERRLAAQLAAQKAAEAKRRRQAWLGGLAGIAVVAVLITVFVVVNRGDSGDKAGGDASASASALDPALKTKPTVGPGQGELTKLTVTPLIKGTGPAVQAGQTISTNYVGVFYSDGKEFDSSWEGGQPVSFAIGVGQVIKGWDQGLVGVTVGSRVQLDIPADLAYGNDSSGGRPAGPLRFVVDVLSAQ, encoded by the coding sequence GTGAGCGAGCGCACGCAGAACCGGTCGAAGTCGGAGCGGCGGCTAGCCGCCCAGTTGGCGGCGCAGAAGGCGGCCGAGGCGAAGCGCCGCCGGCAGGCGTGGCTCGGCGGTCTCGCCGGTATCGCCGTGGTGGCGGTGCTGATCACGGTCTTCGTCGTCGTCAACCGGGGTGACTCCGGCGATAAGGCCGGCGGCGACGCGTCCGCCTCCGCGTCCGCGCTGGACCCGGCGCTGAAGACCAAGCCGACGGTCGGACCGGGTCAGGGTGAGCTGACCAAGCTCACCGTGACCCCGCTGATCAAGGGCACCGGCCCGGCCGTGCAGGCGGGCCAGACCATCAGCACCAACTACGTCGGGGTGTTCTACTCCGACGGCAAGGAGTTCGACTCGTCCTGGGAGGGCGGCCAGCCGGTCAGCTTCGCGATCGGCGTCGGACAGGTCATCAAGGGCTGGGACCAGGGCCTGGTCGGGGTCACCGTGGGCAGCCGGGTGCAGCTCGACATCCCGGCCGACCTGGCATACGGCAACGACTCCTCCGGCGGCCGCCCGGCCGGCCCGCTGCGCTTCGTC
- a CDS encoding DUF4241 domain-containing protein, whose amino-acid sequence MPYAPDLHRLLTPGARYADEHGTYVIEAHPVDDVVLPTGQVVGCDPLVCPEAEPFTVTVPPGRYPARAWVAVVLRDGAEADRRVAALELVVHDEPAVRWELALVGDQNAATLDDDGYFGFGVDAGTATLADPTALEVLSGWDYDQVEDVFIPAELPEAPVPGLITAVLDETSGANVVTVSSGWGDGCYGTWIGRAEDGRITSFVIDFMVVPDPD is encoded by the coding sequence ATGCCGTACGCCCCCGACCTGCACCGGCTGCTGACCCCCGGCGCCCGCTACGCCGACGAGCACGGCACGTACGTCATCGAGGCACATCCGGTCGACGACGTCGTGCTCCCCACCGGCCAGGTGGTCGGCTGCGACCCGCTGGTCTGCCCGGAGGCCGAGCCGTTCACCGTCACCGTGCCGCCCGGCCGCTACCCGGCGCGGGCCTGGGTGGCGGTGGTGCTGCGCGACGGCGCCGAGGCGGACCGGCGGGTGGCCGCGCTGGAGCTGGTGGTGCACGACGAGCCGGCCGTGCGGTGGGAGCTGGCGCTGGTCGGCGACCAAAACGCCGCGACCCTCGACGACGACGGCTACTTCGGCTTCGGGGTGGACGCCGGCACGGCCACGCTGGCCGACCCGACCGCGCTGGAGGTGCTGTCGGGGTGGGACTACGACCAGGTCGAGGACGTGTTCATCCCGGCCGAGCTGCCCGAGGCCCCGGTGCCCGGGTTGATCACCGCCGTGCTGGACGAGACGTCCGGCGCCAACGTGGTGACGGTCTCCTCGGGCTGGGGTGACGGCTGCTACGGCACCTGGATCGGGCGGGCCGAGGACGGCCGGATCACCTCGTTCGTGATCGACTTCATGGTGGTCCCCGACCCGGACTGA
- the trxA gene encoding thioredoxin, whose product MPEVAQSGSLTAVTDATFDSAVLAADRPVVVDFWADWCPPCRAISRSLAELADEFAGRLDITTINSDENPETTRRYGVMSLPTLLVFDRGELVGSIVGARPKNHLRAALGRHVGDA is encoded by the coding sequence ATGCCTGAGGTTGCGCAGAGCGGCTCGCTGACCGCGGTCACCGACGCCACCTTCGACTCCGCCGTACTCGCCGCCGACCGGCCGGTGGTGGTCGACTTCTGGGCCGACTGGTGCCCGCCGTGCCGGGCCATCTCGCGCAGCCTGGCGGAACTGGCCGACGAGTTCGCCGGCCGGCTGGACATCACCACGATCAACTCGGACGAGAACCCGGAGACCACCCGCCGGTACGGGGTGATGTCGCTGCCCACCCTGCTGGTGTTCGACCGGGGTGAGCTGGTCGGTTCGATCGTCGGGGCGCGGCCGAAGAACCACCTGCGGGCGGCGCTGGGCCGACACGTCGGCGACGCCTGA
- a CDS encoding MerR family transcriptional regulator: MLIGELAERAGTSTRALRYYETHGLVRPGRSANGYRVYDEAELAVVREIRSLLAVGFGLDDIRPFVACLRAGNSSGHVCPDSVAVLRRKLAEVDAGIDRLQTVRQELRDQLAHAIAQREETCLRLRRAAR, translated from the coding sequence ATGCTGATCGGCGAGTTGGCTGAGCGCGCCGGCACGAGCACGCGTGCGCTGCGCTACTACGAGACGCACGGGCTGGTCCGGCCGGGCCGCTCGGCGAACGGCTACCGGGTCTACGACGAGGCCGAGCTGGCCGTCGTACGGGAGATCCGGTCGCTGCTCGCGGTGGGCTTCGGCCTCGACGACATCCGGCCGTTCGTCGCCTGTCTGCGGGCCGGCAACAGCTCCGGCCACGTCTGCCCGGACTCGGTGGCGGTGCTGCGCCGCAAACTGGCCGAGGTCGACGCCGGCATCGACCGGCTGCAAACGGTCCGGCAGGAGCTGCGGGACCAGCTCGCCCACGCCATCGCCCAACGGGAGGAAACATGCCTGAGGTTGCGCAGAGCGGCTCGCTGA
- a CDS encoding PPOX class F420-dependent oxidoreductase — protein MAILTDEDLALLAEPQLAHVATVEADGSPHVTPVWVDTDGEHILFNTAKGRVKYQNIRRNPEVAVSVADKANDFRTLWVKGTAELVEEGADEHIDRMAQKYLGQDRYPFRRAGEERVIVRITPTQKLGRG, from the coding sequence ATGGCGATCCTCACCGACGAAGACCTTGCCCTGCTCGCCGAGCCGCAGCTGGCCCACGTCGCCACCGTCGAGGCCGACGGCTCGCCGCACGTGACCCCGGTCTGGGTGGACACCGACGGCGAACACATCCTGTTCAACACGGCCAAGGGCCGGGTCAAGTACCAGAACATCCGGCGCAACCCGGAGGTCGCGGTCTCGGTGGCGGACAAGGCCAACGACTTCCGCACCCTGTGGGTGAAGGGCACCGCCGAGCTGGTCGAGGAGGGGGCCGACGAGCACATCGACCGGATGGCGCAGAAGTACCTCGGGCAGGACCGCTACCCGTTCCGGCGGGCCGGTGAGGAGCGGGTGATCGTCCGGATCACCCCGACACAGAAGCTCGGCCGGGGCTGA
- a CDS encoding PASTA domain-containing protein, whose protein sequence is MPNLVGMNAAVAEDKLKQLGLTNIRFGSQDPNDTFVVLPQNWTVTKQSHKKGTKVGLDELVVLTCTKQR, encoded by the coding sequence ATGCCGAACCTGGTCGGCATGAACGCTGCCGTGGCGGAGGACAAGCTCAAGCAGTTGGGCCTGACCAACATCCGGTTCGGGAGCCAGGACCCGAACGACACCTTCGTGGTCCTGCCGCAGAACTGGACGGTGACCAAGCAGTCGCACAAGAAGGGCACGAAGGTCGGCCTGGACGAGCTCGTCGTGTTGACCTGCACGAAGCAGCGCTGA
- the ku gene encoding non-homologous end joining protein Ku, with amino-acid sequence MRAIWKGAVSFGLVSIAVKLYSATEEKDIRFHQVHRDDGGRIRYKRTCQVCGEEVSYDDIAKGYDIGGGEMVILTDEDFAELPLSTSHAIDVLEFVPAEQVDPILYNKAYFLEPDGAATKPYVLLRDALTDSERVAIVKVALRQREQLATLRVREGVLLLNTMLWPDEIRKPDFGFLDEDLKVRPPELAMASSLIDSMAGDFQPDEFTDDYRAALQEVIDAKVEGREVVQPEEVEEAPAAAVDLMAALKASVERAKAARGEAPARGGGAEPTPISAARSAKKAAEKKAAKAPTKKAAEKKAAPKKAAEKKAAPKKAAAAEKKTGAKKAAPKKAARKTA; translated from the coding sequence ATGCGAGCCATCTGGAAGGGTGCCGTCTCGTTCGGGCTGGTCTCGATCGCGGTGAAGCTCTACTCGGCCACCGAGGAGAAGGACATCCGGTTCCACCAGGTGCACCGGGACGACGGCGGCCGGATCCGCTACAAGCGCACCTGCCAGGTCTGCGGTGAAGAGGTCAGCTACGACGACATCGCCAAGGGCTACGACATCGGCGGCGGCGAGATGGTGATCCTCACCGACGAGGACTTCGCCGAGCTGCCGCTGAGCACCTCGCACGCGATCGACGTGCTGGAGTTCGTGCCGGCCGAGCAGGTCGACCCGATCCTCTACAACAAGGCGTACTTCCTGGAGCCGGACGGCGCGGCCACCAAGCCGTACGTGCTGCTGCGCGACGCGCTGACCGACTCCGAGCGGGTGGCCATCGTCAAGGTGGCGCTGCGCCAGCGGGAACAGCTCGCCACGCTGCGGGTCCGTGAGGGCGTGCTGCTGCTCAACACGATGCTCTGGCCGGACGAGATCCGTAAGCCCGACTTCGGCTTCCTGGACGAGGATCTCAAGGTCCGGCCGCCGGAGCTGGCGATGGCCAGTTCGCTGATCGACTCGATGGCCGGGGACTTCCAGCCGGACGAGTTCACCGACGACTACCGGGCGGCGTTGCAGGAGGTCATCGACGCCAAGGTGGAGGGTCGCGAGGTGGTCCAGCCGGAGGAGGTCGAGGAGGCCCCGGCGGCGGCGGTGGACCTGATGGCCGCGCTCAAGGCGTCCGTGGAGCGGGCCAAGGCGGCCCGGGGCGAGGCGCCGGCCCGGGGCGGCGGCGCCGAGCCGACCCCGATCTCGGCGGCCCGCTCGGCGAAGAAGGCGGCCGAGAAGAAGGCCGCCAAGGCGCCGACCAAGAAGGCGGCCGAGAAGAAGGCGGCCCCGAAGAAGGCGGCGGAGAAGAAGGCCGCGCCGAAGAAGGCCGCCGCGGCGGAGAAGAAGACCGGGGCCAAGAAGGCCGCCCCGAAGAAGGCCGCCCGCAAGACCGCCTGA
- the ligD gene encoding non-homologous end-joining DNA ligase has product MPGAPLKPMLAMTGQLPAGDGWAYEFKWDGVRALADISGGRQHLYARSGVQITLAYPELATLRTQVDDALLDGEVVLLGETGQPSFTALAERMHVRDRNKAARLAAVMPVTYMIFDLLRLDGEDLTGWPYARRREALDGLMLGGARWAVSPLFLDGPATYEAAGEHGLEGVMAKRVESAYRPGVRSPDWVKVKLEVTGDFVVGGWRPGARKIGGLLVGVPRPDGRLTYRGRVGGGIGAALERELLRELEPLRAGASPFAGDVPREDARGAIWVTPTVVVEVKYGQRTPDGRLRFPRVLRLRPDKPAEEVDDAG; this is encoded by the coding sequence GTGCCCGGCGCGCCGTTGAAGCCGATGCTCGCGATGACCGGGCAGCTCCCGGCGGGTGACGGCTGGGCGTACGAGTTCAAGTGGGACGGGGTGCGCGCCCTCGCCGACATCTCCGGCGGGCGCCAGCACCTGTACGCCCGCTCCGGCGTGCAGATCACCCTGGCGTACCCGGAGCTGGCCACCCTGCGTACCCAGGTCGACGACGCGCTGCTCGACGGCGAGGTGGTGCTGCTCGGCGAGACCGGGCAGCCCTCGTTCACCGCGCTCGCCGAGCGGATGCACGTGCGGGACCGGAACAAGGCCGCCCGGCTGGCGGCGGTCATGCCGGTGACGTACATGATCTTCGACCTGCTCCGGCTCGACGGCGAGGACCTGACCGGCTGGCCATACGCCCGCCGCCGGGAGGCGCTGGACGGCCTGATGCTGGGCGGTGCCCGGTGGGCGGTGTCGCCGCTCTTCCTCGACGGCCCGGCCACCTACGAGGCCGCCGGTGAGCACGGCCTGGAGGGGGTGATGGCCAAGCGGGTCGAGTCGGCCTACCGACCGGGGGTGCGCTCGCCCGACTGGGTCAAGGTCAAGCTGGAGGTCACCGGGGACTTCGTGGTCGGCGGCTGGCGGCCGGGCGCCCGCAAGATCGGCGGGCTGCTGGTCGGGGTGCCCCGCCCGGACGGCCGGCTCACCTACCGGGGCCGGGTCGGCGGCGGCATCGGCGCCGCCCTGGAGCGGGAACTGCTGCGCGAACTGGAGCCGCTGCGCGCCGGCGCGTCGCCGTTCGCCGGCGACGTGCCGCGCGAGGATGCCCGGGGGGCGATCTGGGTAACACCCACCGTCGTGGTGGAGGTGAAGTACGGCCAGCGCACCCCGGACGGGCGACTGCGGTTCCCCCGGGTGCTCCGGCTGCGACCGGACAAGCCCGCGGAGGAGGTCGACGATGCCGGCTGA
- the ligD gene encoding non-homologous end-joining DNA ligase: protein MPADRLRVEVEGRSLELSNLDKVLYPAAGFTKGEVIDYYTRIAPVLLPHLTDRALTRIRFPNGVDDKSFFEKNKPASTPDWVRVETLPAPGSTKGRETIDYVVADDLPTLVWLANLAALELHTPQWKIGEHPDMMVVDLDPGAPAALKQCCQVALLMRDRLAADGISSYPKTSGKKGMQLCCPIAGTQDSDFVSGYAKRIAQELERAHPKLIVSKMAKNLRPGKVFIDWSQNNAAKTTVAPYSLRAQAVPSASTPLTWDEVAAGAAGKRPATRPYTAGEVLQRVEKSGDLLAPLLDGGPELPAP, encoded by the coding sequence ATGCCGGCTGACCGGCTCCGGGTGGAGGTCGAGGGCCGCTCGCTGGAGCTGTCCAACCTGGACAAGGTGCTCTACCCGGCGGCCGGGTTCACCAAGGGCGAGGTGATCGACTACTACACCCGGATCGCCCCGGTGCTGCTGCCGCACCTGACCGACCGGGCGCTGACCCGGATCCGCTTCCCCAACGGGGTGGACGACAAGTCGTTCTTCGAGAAGAACAAGCCGGCCTCGACCCCCGACTGGGTACGGGTGGAGACGCTGCCCGCGCCCGGGTCGACCAAGGGCCGGGAGACGATCGACTATGTGGTCGCCGACGACCTGCCCACCCTGGTGTGGCTGGCCAACCTGGCCGCGCTGGAACTGCACACGCCGCAGTGGAAGATCGGCGAGCACCCGGACATGATGGTCGTCGACCTGGACCCGGGCGCGCCGGCCGCGTTGAAGCAGTGCTGCCAGGTGGCGCTGCTGATGCGCGACCGGCTGGCTGCCGACGGCATCTCGTCCTATCCGAAGACGTCGGGGAAGAAGGGCATGCAGCTGTGCTGCCCGATCGCCGGCACCCAGGACTCCGACTTCGTCTCCGGTTACGCCAAGCGGATCGCCCAGGAGCTGGAGCGGGCGCACCCGAAGCTGATCGTGTCGAAGATGGCGAAGAACCTGCGGCCCGGGAAGGTCTTCATCGACTGGAGCCAGAACAACGCGGCGAAGACGACCGTCGCGCCGTACTCGCTGCGGGCCCAGGCGGTGCCGTCGGCGTCGACCCCGCTGACCTGGGACGAGGTCGCCGCCGGGGCGGCCGGCAAGCGTCCCGCCACCCGCCCCTACACGGCCGGCGAGGTGCTCCAGCGGGTGGAGAAGTCCGGCGACCTGCTCGCCCCGCTGCTCGACGGCGGCCCCGAACTCCCCGCCCCTTGA
- a CDS encoding GNAT family N-acetyltransferase, whose amino-acid sequence MDRIDTLSWREFDADDLPALTGLAEACLAADGGLPLFAQPPLLRARLLQTRTLAAWHGDSLVAAVGVGVPERPDTTTDATARPATATGIVHPDWRGRGLGSRLLSWASEQAGDADLVVTTESWSPGADRLFTAHGLHETFAESVLRHDLTALPAVALPDGLRTEPVTPQVGPELFATYHASFADRPGFAAPTAEEWLGDLADDDEYRPDLSLLARDPDGQPVGFVNVIGVWIDQVGVVPAWRKRRVGAYLVAAALRSLAADGARDAWLCVNDDNPAGALYRRLGFADAGRRARYLLRRH is encoded by the coding sequence GTGGATCGGATCGACACGCTCAGCTGGCGCGAGTTCGACGCGGACGACCTTCCGGCCCTGACCGGGCTGGCCGAGGCGTGCCTCGCCGCCGACGGGGGACTGCCGCTGTTCGCCCAGCCGCCGCTGCTGCGGGCCCGCCTGCTGCAGACCCGTACCCTCGCCGCCTGGCACGGGGACAGCCTGGTCGCCGCCGTCGGCGTCGGCGTCCCGGAGCGGCCGGACACCACCACGGACGCCACCGCGCGGCCGGCCACCGCCACCGGGATCGTGCACCCGGACTGGCGGGGTCGCGGCCTCGGCAGCCGGCTGCTGAGCTGGGCGAGCGAACAGGCCGGCGACGCCGACCTGGTGGTGACCACCGAGTCGTGGAGCCCGGGCGCGGACCGGCTCTTCACCGCCCATGGCCTGCACGAGACCTTCGCCGAGTCGGTGCTGCGACACGACCTGACCGCGCTCCCGGCCGTCGCGCTGCCCGACGGGTTGCGCACCGAGCCGGTCACCCCACAGGTCGGGCCGGAACTCTTCGCGACGTACCACGCGTCGTTCGCGGACCGCCCCGGCTTCGCCGCGCCGACCGCCGAGGAGTGGCTCGGTGACCTGGCCGACGACGACGAGTACCGGCCGGACCTGTCGCTGCTGGCCCGCGACCCGGACGGGCAGCCGGTCGGCTTCGTCAACGTCATCGGCGTGTGGATCGACCAGGTCGGCGTGGTGCCGGCCTGGCGGAAGCGGCGGGTCGGGGCGTACCTGGTGGCCGCCGCGCTGCGGTCGCTCGCCGCCGACGGCGCCCGGGACGCCTGGCTCTGCGTCAACGACGACAACCCGGCCGGCGCGCTCTACCGCCGGCTGGGCTTCGCCGACGCCGGCCGGCGCGCCCGCTACCTCCTCCGCCGCCACTGA
- a CDS encoding SigE family RNA polymerase sigma factor, protein MTDQQEPHSSADRSYVAFVEVAWQRHIRLAMLLTGDRWRAEELLQDSLVKVYERWRRLSRLDDPHAYLRRALVNNHTSAWRRRRRESLVGEVPDRAAPSGDIGPDAVVLRAALMSLTAKQRAVVVLRHYEDLTEREVARVLGCSQGTVKSQNARALDKLRHLLDEPTYQVSR, encoded by the coding sequence GTGACCGACCAACAAGAACCGCACTCCAGCGCGGACCGGTCGTACGTGGCGTTCGTCGAGGTGGCCTGGCAGCGACATATCCGGCTGGCCATGCTGCTGACCGGCGACCGGTGGCGGGCCGAGGAGCTGCTCCAGGACAGCCTGGTCAAGGTGTACGAGCGGTGGCGGCGGCTGTCCCGGCTCGACGACCCGCACGCCTACCTGCGCCGGGCCCTGGTCAACAACCACACGTCCGCCTGGCGGCGGCGGCGCCGGGAAAGCCTCGTCGGGGAGGTCCCCGACCGGGCCGCCCCGTCCGGCGACATCGGCCCGGACGCCGTCGTCCTGCGCGCGGCGCTGATGTCGCTGACCGCGAAGCAACGCGCGGTGGTGGTGCTCCGCCACTACGAGGACCTGACCGAGCGCGAAGTCGCCCGGGTGCTCGGCTGCTCGCAGGGCACGGTCAAGAGCCAGAACGCGCGGGCCCTGGACAAGCTCCGCCACCTTCTCGATGAACCCACCTACCAGGTAAGCAGGTGA
- a CDS encoding TIGR03089 family protein: MAASTPVTVAPDAPRTTDVPLLSWCDEATGERVDLTATQLGDWAARSAGLLRDGCGLRPGDRVAVLLPPHWRTAAVLLGAWAAGLAVSFRPRATAGLPVLEPGGDRPYDAVFVTPERLDDWLEDVPDGTHRYLVGTGPGRLADVPVGWLDWSAEVLRHTDTPPDHAAIRATDPASPDGTSYDEWGRLALTLADQLDLRAGDRLLVDAAEHEQPVTWLLAPLSVGASVVVCANLDPARRDARIAAEQVTRVL; this comes from the coding sequence ATGGCTGCCAGTACGCCCGTCACCGTCGCGCCCGACGCGCCGCGGACGACCGATGTTCCGCTGCTCAGCTGGTGCGACGAGGCGACCGGCGAGCGGGTCGACCTGACCGCCACGCAGCTCGGCGACTGGGCGGCACGCAGCGCGGGCCTGCTGCGGGACGGCTGCGGGCTGCGCCCCGGCGACCGGGTGGCGGTGCTGCTGCCGCCGCACTGGCGTACCGCAGCGGTGTTGCTCGGGGCGTGGGCGGCCGGGCTGGCGGTGTCGTTCCGGCCGCGGGCCACCGCCGGGCTGCCGGTGCTCGAGCCCGGCGGCGACCGGCCGTACGACGCGGTGTTCGTGACCCCGGAGCGGCTGGACGACTGGCTGGAGGACGTGCCGGACGGCACCCACCGCTACCTGGTCGGCACCGGGCCGGGCCGGCTGGCCGACGTGCCGGTGGGCTGGCTGGACTGGTCGGCCGAGGTGCTCCGGCACACCGACACGCCGCCCGACCACGCCGCCATCCGCGCGACGGACCCGGCCAGCCCGGACGGCACCAGCTACGACGAGTGGGGGCGACTCGCCCTGACCCTGGCCGACCAGCTCGACCTGCGCGCCGGCGACCGGCTGCTGGTCGACGCGGCCGAGCACGAGCAGCCGGTGACGTGGCTGCTCGCCCCGCTGAGCGTCGGCGCGTCGGTGGTGGTCTGCGCCAACCTCGACCCGGCCCGGCGGGACGCCCGGATCGCCGCCGAGCAGGTCACCCGGGTCCTCTGA
- a CDS encoding zinc metalloprotease → MHRRPIFRLAVLTATTATLLASGGAYGAVSAAPVTVSPGVAECEPDAHGHSAARVAEGATAQEPELYSKNEANAYGVIKDAPRLANGSVTVPTVFHMISDHPLTAAETARWNTLIADQMEVLNDSFSGSTAADASDTPFRFDLVDTTWTVNSDWYTVVPGKNERDMKKALYTGDARTLNVYAANIGGGLLGWAYFPKGYNNGRDYIDGVVILDESMPGGTAGKYALGDTLTHEVGHWLMLEHTFAHGCSASGDFVADTPREAAPQFNCPVGADSCTAPGLDPIHNFMDYTQDSCMNMFTPGQADRMSDAWVAFRAGGGK, encoded by the coding sequence ATGCACAGGAGACCGATCTTTCGACTGGCAGTCCTCACCGCCACCACCGCGACGCTGCTGGCGTCCGGTGGCGCCTACGGCGCGGTATCCGCAGCGCCCGTGACCGTCTCCCCGGGTGTTGCCGAGTGCGAGCCGGATGCGCACGGGCACAGCGCGGCCCGGGTCGCCGAGGGCGCCACCGCCCAGGAGCCGGAGCTCTACTCCAAGAACGAGGCGAACGCCTACGGCGTGATCAAGGACGCGCCGCGGCTGGCCAACGGCAGCGTCACCGTGCCGACGGTCTTCCACATGATCTCCGACCACCCGCTCACCGCAGCCGAGACGGCCCGGTGGAACACCCTGATCGCCGACCAGATGGAGGTGCTCAACGACTCGTTCTCGGGTAGCACCGCGGCGGACGCCTCCGACACGCCGTTCCGGTTCGACCTGGTCGACACCACTTGGACGGTCAACAGCGACTGGTACACGGTGGTGCCGGGCAAGAACGAGCGGGACATGAAGAAGGCGCTGTACACCGGCGACGCCCGCACCCTGAACGTGTACGCGGCGAACATCGGCGGCGGCCTGCTCGGCTGGGCGTACTTCCCGAAGGGCTACAACAACGGCCGTGACTACATCGACGGCGTGGTGATCCTCGACGAGTCGATGCCGGGCGGCACGGCCGGCAAGTACGCCCTCGGTGACACGCTGACCCACGAGGTCGGGCACTGGCTGATGCTGGAGCACACCTTCGCGCACGGCTGCTCCGCCTCCGGCGACTTCGTCGCGGACACGCCGCGCGAGGCGGCGCCGCAGTTCAACTGCCCGGTGGGCGCGGACAGCTGCACCGCTCCCGGGCTGGACCCGATCCACAACTTCATGGACTACACGCAGGACTCCTGCATGAACATGTTCACGCCGGGTCAGGCGGACCGGATGAGCGACGCCTGGGTCGCCTTCCGAGCCGGCGGCGGCAAGTAA
- a CDS encoding DivIVA domain-containing protein: MTRRGEEPRPAEDVRPPQGIRPWQIRDRCFNVRRRGLDPVEIRAFLHQVADELTVAQTALAAVQEENVRIKNALRSWQSAQSAHHRYR; the protein is encoded by the coding sequence CTGACGCGCCGAGGCGAAGAACCACGTCCGGCGGAAGATGTCCGACCACCACAAGGAATCAGGCCCTGGCAGATCCGCGACCGGTGCTTCAACGTCCGCCGGCGCGGCCTCGACCCGGTCGAGATCCGCGCCTTCCTGCACCAGGTGGCCGACGAACTCACCGTCGCGCAGACCGCCCTGGCCGCGGTGCAGGAGGAGAACGTACGCATCAAGAACGCCCTGCGCTCCTGGCAGAGCGCCCAGTCGGCCCACCACCGCTACCGATGA
- a CDS encoding winged helix-turn-helix domain-containing protein, whose protein sequence is MPIPPTMDELIKDLLRRIEVGEFQPGGQIPSTQELSDHYDVSLSTIHRAVAKLRGQGVLVGRPGRGVFVAEYRRR, encoded by the coding sequence GTGCCGATTCCTCCGACCATGGACGAGTTGATCAAGGATCTGCTGAGGCGGATCGAGGTGGGCGAGTTCCAGCCCGGGGGGCAGATCCCGTCCACTCAGGAGCTGTCCGACCACTACGACGTGTCGCTGTCGACCATTCACCGTGCCGTGGCGAAGCTGCGAGGGCAGGGCGTGCTCGTCGGTCGCCCGGGGCGTGGAGTGTTCGTGGCGGAGTACCGCCGGCGCTGA
- a CDS encoding DUF4231 domain-containing protein, producing the protein MLEPEDFPPFQRAVSVESRRGQHVFIRVVALRLLLLLLAAAMGAINWKLGGVALAAIFAACSFAAASVVEVFLLTHRPNQRWYAGRALSESIKSLSWRFAVAAEPFPRSRSELECAEDFAGRLLGLSSDMRSAGLAAPAATGQQITERMRVLRSSPLQARRDAYLNGRLEKQRSWYADRSRWNRTQATRWSVVLLILEIAGVVFAVSRVAGLTSADLLGIAAAAIAAGAAWLQTRQHDGLATAYALASQELAAIASMVPQADSEPHISQFVDDAEAAISREHTMWRARRH; encoded by the coding sequence GTGCTAGAGCCGGAAGACTTTCCTCCGTTCCAGCGCGCCGTTTCCGTTGAATCACGGCGCGGGCAACACGTGTTTATCAGGGTCGTCGCGCTCAGACTGCTACTGCTGCTGCTGGCTGCCGCCATGGGGGCGATCAATTGGAAACTCGGGGGCGTGGCATTGGCTGCTATATTCGCCGCTTGCTCCTTCGCTGCCGCCTCAGTCGTCGAAGTCTTCCTACTTACGCATCGCCCAAATCAGCGATGGTACGCCGGCAGAGCTCTCTCCGAATCTATCAAGTCTTTGTCGTGGCGCTTTGCAGTTGCGGCAGAGCCGTTCCCTCGGTCAAGAAGCGAACTTGAGTGCGCGGAGGATTTCGCGGGTCGCCTGCTGGGCCTGTCGAGTGATATGAGGTCGGCTGGACTCGCGGCTCCGGCAGCAACTGGCCAACAAATCACCGAAAGGATGCGTGTCCTGCGCTCCTCTCCTCTCCAGGCACGTCGGGATGCCTATTTGAATGGGCGTCTTGAGAAGCAAAGATCGTGGTATGCCGATCGGTCCCGGTGGAACCGCACGCAAGCCACACGCTGGTCGGTTGTCCTACTCATACTCGAGATAGCTGGTGTCGTCTTTGCGGTGTCTCGGGTTGCTGGACTAACAAGCGCTGATTTACTTGGGATAGCTGCTGCCGCAATTGCAGCCGGCGCGGCCTGGTTACAAACCCGGCAACACGACGGATTGGCCACCGCATACGCCCTGGCGAGCCAGGAACTTGCCGCCATCGCATCGATGGTCCCGCAGGCAGACTCTGAGCCCCACATCTCCCAGTTTGTGGACGACGCGGAAGCAGCGATTTCGCGGGAGCACACTATGTGGCGAGCGCGGCGGCACTGA